A genomic stretch from Sphingobacterium sp. ML3W includes:
- a CDS encoding FAD-dependent monooxygenase translates to MNFADNTFIIVGGGIAGLCAAIGLQKLGLKTHVYESVAELKGIGAGFGLAANAMQALDHLGLKDEISQIGHYLGSYNVLDQKGNILVEPNTKSISKKYNQDNFAIHRADLHQFLLSKIPDNQVHLGKRATSFERLGEQVCVHFTDGSQAVGAALLIADGVHSLLRQQLIPASSPRYSGYTCWRATIDNSSIQLKKSTETWGAKGRFGMTPLVSNRVYWYACINSVQQNPTLKNWTTAELLNNFKEYHDPIPTILSETKDAELIWNDIIDIAPLQQLAFDNILLLGDAGHATTPNLGQGACQAIEDVAVLLDELKTASSIRQAFSRFEIRRMERVNYITNTSWQTGKIAQWETPFLIGMRNFIMKIMPNRLKQQQLNKLLSVDFMQINRNHES, encoded by the coding sequence ATGAATTTTGCAGATAACACTTTTATTATTGTTGGCGGTGGGATCGCTGGATTATGTGCCGCGATAGGCCTTCAAAAATTGGGTCTTAAAACCCATGTCTATGAAAGTGTAGCTGAACTTAAAGGTATAGGTGCAGGTTTTGGACTCGCTGCCAATGCCATGCAGGCCCTAGATCACCTAGGATTAAAAGATGAAATCAGTCAAATTGGACATTATCTGGGTTCCTATAATGTTTTGGATCAAAAAGGAAATATTTTGGTCGAACCGAATACCAAATCCATCAGCAAAAAATACAATCAGGACAATTTTGCGATACACCGAGCGGACCTACACCAATTTCTTTTATCAAAAATCCCCGATAACCAGGTTCATCTTGGCAAACGTGCGACTTCCTTCGAACGGTTAGGGGAACAAGTTTGTGTTCATTTTACCGACGGAAGCCAAGCTGTAGGAGCTGCATTACTTATTGCCGATGGCGTGCATTCACTATTACGTCAACAACTGATACCGGCCTCAAGCCCCCGTTATTCAGGTTATACCTGCTGGCGGGCAACAATAGATAACAGCAGTATCCAACTCAAAAAAAGCACTGAAACCTGGGGTGCAAAAGGTAGATTTGGAATGACACCCCTTGTTAGTAATCGCGTGTATTGGTACGCCTGCATCAACAGTGTACAGCAAAATCCGACACTAAAAAACTGGACTACTGCAGAATTATTGAACAACTTCAAGGAATACCACGATCCTATTCCAACGATTCTATCGGAGACCAAGGATGCCGAACTGATCTGGAATGACATTATAGATATCGCCCCATTACAACAGCTTGCTTTTGACAATATCCTTTTGCTTGGAGATGCGGGTCACGCCACTACCCCCAATTTAGGACAGGGAGCCTGTCAAGCAATAGAAGATGTTGCTGTGCTGCTGGACGAACTCAAAACAGCCTCATCTATTCGACAAGCTTTCTCTCGATTTGAAATACGTCGAATGGAGCGCGTCAACTATATTACGAATACTTCTTGGCAGACCGGGAAGATCGCTCAATGGGAGACCCCATTTCTGATCGGTATGCGCAATTTCATCATGAAAATCATGCCGAATAGACTCAAGCAACAACAGTTAAACAAGTTATTGTCAGTAGACTTTATGCAAATCAACCGTAATCATGAAAGCTAA
- the acs gene encoding acetate--CoA ligase: MSLQIKSFEEYQSEYKRSVEQPEEFWASIADHFFWKRKWNKVLNWNFEEPNIKWFEGAKLNITENCLDRHIYANGDKPAIIWEPNDPNEAHRILSYKQLLQKVEQFANVLKNNNIKKGDRVCIYLPMVPELVIAVLACARIGAIHSVVFGGFSARSIADRIEDAECKLIVTSDGSYRGNKTIGLKNIVDDALMQCDTVEKVIVLTRTRTPVSMIKGRDVWWEDEIKKVETQGNPACPAEEMDAEDTLFILYTSGSTGKPKGVVHTCGGYMVYTGYTFMNTFQYQPNDVFFCTADIGWITGHSYIVYGPLSQGATSLMFEGIPTFPDASRYWDIVDKYKVNIIYTSPTALRSLMAFGDQFVDKNDLSSLRVLGSVGEPINEEAWNWFNEKVGKKNCPVVDTYWQTENGGHLITSLAGVTPEKASYAMFPMPGVQPALMDENGKEIEGNDVTGNLCIKFPWPGMLRTTWGDHDRCRQTYFSTYKDMYFTGDGCYRSPEGYYKITGRVDDVLNVSGHRIGTAEVENAINMHADVVESAIVGYPHPVKGQGIYAYVIANHHTDAEATKKDIMETVSRIIGPIAKPDIIQFVNDLPKTRSGKIMRRILRKIAEGDISNLGDTSTLQDPTVVEGIIQGAEGLKK; the protein is encoded by the coding sequence ATGAGCCTACAAATAAAATCATTTGAAGAATATCAAAGTGAATATAAGCGAAGTGTAGAACAACCTGAGGAGTTTTGGGCGAGCATAGCGGATCATTTTTTCTGGAAGAGAAAATGGAACAAAGTGCTAAACTGGAATTTTGAGGAACCTAATATCAAATGGTTTGAAGGTGCAAAATTAAATATTACAGAAAACTGCCTGGACCGTCATATTTATGCGAATGGGGATAAACCTGCGATTATTTGGGAACCAAATGACCCAAATGAAGCACACCGCATCCTTTCCTATAAACAATTGTTACAGAAGGTCGAGCAATTTGCCAATGTATTAAAGAACAACAACATCAAAAAGGGCGACCGGGTCTGTATTTACTTACCGATGGTACCTGAACTAGTGATTGCGGTATTGGCCTGTGCGCGTATAGGTGCTATCCATTCAGTTGTTTTTGGCGGATTCTCCGCGCGTTCGATCGCAGATCGTATTGAGGATGCGGAATGCAAATTGATCGTTACTTCCGATGGTAGCTACCGTGGTAATAAAACCATTGGACTTAAAAATATTGTTGATGATGCATTGATGCAATGTGATACTGTAGAGAAAGTCATTGTATTAACACGTACACGTACACCGGTATCCATGATCAAAGGCCGTGATGTATGGTGGGAAGATGAGATCAAGAAGGTAGAGACTCAAGGCAATCCGGCTTGCCCGGCTGAAGAAATGGATGCAGAGGATACGCTATTTATCCTTTACACTTCTGGATCTACAGGTAAGCCAAAAGGAGTTGTACACACCTGTGGTGGTTATATGGTCTATACGGGATATACCTTTATGAATACCTTCCAGTATCAACCAAATGATGTATTTTTCTGTACAGCTGACATTGGTTGGATTACTGGCCATAGCTATATTGTTTACGGACCATTATCCCAAGGTGCAACGTCATTGATGTTTGAAGGTATCCCAACATTCCCAGATGCGAGCCGTTATTGGGATATTGTTGACAAGTATAAAGTCAATATCATTTACACGTCCCCTACAGCATTACGTTCTTTAATGGCTTTTGGAGATCAGTTTGTAGATAAAAACGACCTTTCGTCACTGCGTGTACTGGGCTCAGTGGGCGAACCTATCAACGAAGAAGCCTGGAACTGGTTTAATGAAAAGGTCGGTAAAAAGAACTGTCCTGTCGTTGATACTTATTGGCAAACGGAGAATGGTGGTCACCTGATCACCTCTTTAGCCGGTGTTACGCCAGAAAAAGCAAGTTATGCGATGTTCCCAATGCCTGGTGTACAACCAGCGTTGATGGACGAGAATGGAAAAGAAATTGAGGGCAATGATGTCACCGGAAATCTATGTATCAAATTCCCTTGGCCAGGTATGCTACGTACGACCTGGGGAGACCACGATCGTTGTAGACAAACGTACTTCTCAACCTATAAAGACATGTACTTTACCGGTGATGGTTGCTACCGTAGCCCAGAAGGATATTACAAAATCACAGGTCGCGTGGACGATGTGTTGAATGTATCTGGTCACCGCATCGGCACTGCTGAAGTAGAAAATGCTATTAATATGCATGCTGATGTTGTGGAATCTGCTATCGTCGGTTATCCACATCCGGTGAAAGGCCAAGGCATCTATGCTTACGTTATCGCCAATCACCACACGGATGCAGAAGCGACCAAGAAAGATATCATGGAGACTGTATCGCGTATTATCGGTCCTATTGCCAAACCTGATATTATCCAGTTTGTCAATGACCTTCCAAAGACACGTTCCGGAAAGATCATGCGCCGTATTCTACGCAAGATTGCGGAGGGAGATATCAGTAATTTAGGTGACACATCTACTTTGCAGGACCCTACGGTGGTTGAAGGTATCATACAAGGTGCTGAGGGCCTGAAAAAATAG
- a CDS encoding NAD(P)-dependent oxidoreductase: MKANILIVDDIHEIMLEKFEQAGIPYDYQPDIDRQETEKIIANYSGMVIRSKFQVDKPFFDLAPSLRFIARAGAGMDNIDDEIAAQRQITLIPANEGNRDAVGEHMIGMLLSLMNNLNRSDQQVRTGLWLREANRGYELKGRTVGLIGYGHNGMAMAKKLSGFDVKVLAYDKYRRDYTDQYAVEASMENIYEQADVISFHIPLTAETKGMIDDAYLSKFNKPIFFLLGARGGIVQVPAVLNSLNKGDILGAAFDVLPVEKFPKLAEQTWYPDLISRDNVILSPHVAGWTFESYYKLSEVAADKIIAFLGQQDGV, from the coding sequence ATGAAAGCTAATATTTTGATTGTAGACGACATCCACGAAATTATGTTGGAGAAATTTGAACAAGCGGGGATTCCCTATGACTACCAACCTGACATTGACCGCCAAGAAACGGAAAAAATCATTGCTAACTACTCAGGCATGGTCATTCGGTCCAAATTTCAGGTAGATAAACCGTTCTTTGACCTGGCTCCTAGCTTGCGTTTCATCGCCCGGGCAGGAGCCGGAATGGATAATATCGATGATGAAATTGCCGCACAGCGACAGATTACATTAATTCCCGCAAACGAAGGTAACCGGGATGCGGTGGGCGAACATATGATCGGAATGTTATTGAGTCTGATGAATAATCTCAACCGCAGTGATCAACAAGTGAGAACTGGCCTATGGTTACGCGAAGCCAACCGAGGCTATGAACTTAAAGGCCGTACTGTTGGCTTGATCGGTTATGGCCACAATGGTATGGCGATGGCCAAAAAGCTTTCTGGTTTTGACGTGAAGGTACTCGCTTACGACAAATACCGGAGGGATTATACCGACCAATATGCTGTGGAGGCCAGTATGGAAAATATCTATGAGCAAGCCGATGTTATTAGTTTCCATATTCCATTGACTGCCGAAACAAAGGGAATGATTGATGATGCCTATTTATCGAAGTTTAACAAACCTATCTTTTTCCTATTGGGTGCCAGAGGTGGGATTGTACAAGTTCCGGCTGTATTAAATAGTCTTAATAAGGGTGATATTCTCGGAGCGGCCTTTGATGTGCTGCCTGTCGAAAAATTCCCCAAACTTGCTGAACAAACCTGGTATCCCGACCTTATCAGTAGGGATAATGTCATTTTATCTCCCCATGTAGCGGGCTGGACGTTTGAAAGCTATTACAAATTATCAGAAGTTGCTGCAGATAAGATTATCGCATTTTTAGGACAACAGGATGGGGTTTAA